GCCGCGGCCGTCGCtacacctcctcctcgtcctcgtcggccTCGCGGGGGCCCAGGTGGGTCCTGGAGGTGGGCCCGGGCCGGCGGGTGTCGGCGCCCGTGGGGCAGGAGCTGCAGCTCAAGGCGCTCCCGGGGCAGTGCCGGGCGGACTTCGCCGCGGCGGGGTCCGTGTGGGCGCTGCGCTTCCCCAACGACGCCGCCTTCCGCCGCTTCCGGGAGCAGTACGACCGGTGCCTCTTCGAGAACACGTACGGGGTGGAGGCCACGGACGAGGGCCGCCGGGAGGTCTTCGGCGCCGACTTCGCCGCCTGGGCGCGCCCCGCCGAGGCCGACGACGCCGTCTGGGCCGACGCGGAGGACGACCTCGCCCCTGCCCCCGCCAGGGACCTGCTCGAGGAGttcgaggaggaggccggggacggCAGCGGCATCCAGAGCCTCGCGCTCGGCGCGCTCGACAACAGCTTCCTGGTCGGCGGCGCCGGGATTCAGGTGGTCAAGAACTTCCGCCACGGCGTGCACGGCAAGGGCGTGTCGGTCAGGATCTCGGGCGCCCGCGGTGGCGGCAGCACCACCAGCAGCACCAACTACGCGACGCCCAAGAAGGCCCTGCTGATGCGCGGCGAGACCAACATGCTGCTGATGAGCCCCGGGGACACAGGCGCGCCCCATTCCAACGGCGTCCACCACGTCGACATCGAGACCGGCAAGGTCGTCACCGAGTGGCGGTTCGAGAAGGACGGCACCGACATCACGATGCGGGACATTGCCAACGACAGCAAGAGCGCGCAGCTGGAGCCCTCCGGATCGACCTTCCTGGGGCTGGACGACAACCGGCTGTGCAGGTGGGACATGCGCGACGCGAGGGGCAGGGTGCAGACGATCGGCAACTCCTCCTCCGACTCGCCGGTGCTGCACTggtcgcagggccaccagttcTCGCGGGGCACCAACTTCCAGTGCTTCGCGAGCACCGGGGATGGCTCGATTGTTGTTGGCTCCGTCGATGGCAAGATCAGGCTCTACTCCAAGAGCTCGATGCGGATGGCCAAGACGGTGTTCCCAGGGCTTGGGTCGCCGATCACGCATGTGGATGTTACTTACGATGGGAAGTGGATCCTGGGCACCACGGACACATACCTGGTTTTGATCTGCACCATCTTCAAGGACAAGGATGGCAAGGAGAAGACTGGGTTCAGTGGGCGTATGGGAAGCAGGATCGCGGCGCCCAGGTTGCTGAAGCTCAGTCCGCTTGATTCAATCCTCGCTGGGAACGACAACAAATTCCATGGTGGACAATTTTCATGGGTAAGTCTCATATTCTTATTCAGGCGCATAACATTGACTGTTCCTACTGCTTTTTGGCAATGCACTTTTTAGTCTTAACGAAACTTTATATAGAATGTGCAAGATTAGCTGTTCATCTAGACTTATGTAGTCCTGGTTATAGGTGAATTCAGTGAAGGTACTATGCTAGTAATCAGTTAATGCAATATGTTTGCTATCCATAATGGCAGTTCGCTAACTTACTAACTTGTTATTGCTCTAATGGGAAATCTGTACTGATTAAATACCAGTTTTCAGGAAAATTCATGCACACCATCTATTATTAACCATGAATATGCGGTACTAATTAGCATATCCATCTCGACATGGTAGTGTGATGACTTCTAGGGTAATCAGTAGGTCGACAGTTTCATGATACTCTCAGTTTAGACTGCATTACTTTTTGGTACTAATGACTAGAACAAGTTCAGTTCATAGTACAAATGTCAATTCAGAACCAACAGCAATTGAACCATTTCTGAAATCTCCTCTCTGTTTTTACATGAAACTAACTTGTCACTTCAACGCCATTAGATATAAGACTCTGGCGAATGGAAGTATAAATTTTCTCCATACTTTCTGTGGTTCCATGTATTCATGGATGATATAAACATGTTTCTTCAATGGGAAACAGGGTATAGTGTTTGGGAAATAGTAGCAATTTCTGCAGGATACGAATTAGTGTTCTTCCTGAATGACACTTGAATGCAATAGTCTGTTTCCCATGCCATTGCTCGTTTCAGATGTTATATTTCTGGTATCTTCATTTGTACGCAAATGGCTTCTTACAGCTTTGCTTAATTCTTCATTCTTGAAAAGCACATCCTCTGATCCGCTATCCTCTGTCATTTTGCCCCCAGGTAACGGAGGACGGGAAGCAAGAGAAGCATCTCGTCGCGACGGTCGGCAAGTTCAGCCTCATATGGAACTTCCAAAAGGTCAAGGACAGCAACCATCACTGCTACCGCGACCAGGAGGGCCTCAAGAGTTGCTACTGCTACAAGGTCGTCCTCAAGGAGGAGTCCATCGTCGACAGCAGGTTCATGCACGAGAACTTCGCCGGCTCCGACTCCCCTGAAGCTCCCCTGGTGGTCGCCACCCCGATGAAAGTCAGCTCCTTCAGCATCGCAAACAGGCGTTGATTCTGATGTTTCTCGATTCTGAACCGTAGTGTCTCTGTGCAGATTGGTCACTCGTCTAAATTTTTTTTGGTTCTTGCAACATTTTGAATGTAGAGTAATGTACTTATTTGCTTGCGGTTTTAGACTTGCGTGTTTGCTTGTTGGCAAAACATATGGCATCATTCTGAATGTTCGGACAATAGTGTAGTGAGTGGTGTTCTCTCTGTGTGTGTAATGCAAACATCATTTTCACGCGTGTACAATGAAAGTGTGTTGAAAAAGAGCATATGAATGTTTGTTCTTTCTCCTATCTTGTTATTGGTATTCAATTTCGTACCGTTCCGCAGTTCATCGGTGGCATAGATCAGTAGTGCCATACTCTGACATGTCACCAGGTGGCATTACAAGAGCGAGACGAACTTGCAAGTGTTCAGCATAAGAAAATTATTTACTGAATCCCTAGAGAATAAAAACGATTAACTGAAGGTATTTCGAGAAGTCTGAGCACAGGAGTAcgcataatataagacgtttttgctgTTTAAATTGAACTGCAAAAGCATCTTATATTTAGTTATGGAGGTAGTAAGAACCAAGTATTTCATGAACTGGTTCAGTAGAAATTGAAGATTTCACCCGACAAGACCTAAAGTGTCGCTAGGCACCCATCATTCTGAACCGTGTTGGTACAAGTTACAGGTTCCTGTGCAGCACTCTCTAAT
Above is a window of Triticum aestivum cultivar Chinese Spring chromosome 6B, IWGSC CS RefSeq v2.1, whole genome shotgun sequence DNA encoding:
- the LOC123139557 gene encoding protein CYPRO4, which translates into the protein MNIESREPVHVKSMLVGTYAYKQPDNAARLYLHVGGASADARWVPAERRATYAFLDKAAAAAAEDDGYDDERRGRRYTSSSSSSASRGPRWVLEVGPGRRVSAPVGQELQLKALPGQCRADFAAAGSVWALRFPNDAAFRRFREQYDRCLFENTYGVEATDEGRREVFGADFAAWARPAEADDAVWADAEDDLAPAPARDLLEEFEEEAGDGSGIQSLALGALDNSFLVGGAGIQVVKNFRHGVHGKGVSVRISGARGGGSTTSSTNYATPKKALLMRGETNMLLMSPGDTGAPHSNGVHHVDIETGKVVTEWRFEKDGTDITMRDIANDSKSAQLEPSGSTFLGLDDNRLCRWDMRDARGRVQTIGNSSSDSPVLHWSQGHQFSRGTNFQCFASTGDGSIVVGSVDGKIRLYSKSSMRMAKTVFPGLGSPITHVDVTYDGKWILGTTDTYLVLICTIFKDKDGKEKTGFSGRMGSRIAAPRLLKLSPLDSILAGNDNKFHGGQFSWVTEDGKQEKHLVATVGKFSLIWNFQKVKDSNHHCYRDQEGLKSCYCYKVVLKEESIVDSRFMHENFAGSDSPEAPLVVATPMKVSSFSIANRR